From the genome of Aerococcus sanguinicola:
TTGGTGAAATTCCACTTGATATCAGGATTCTGCTGGTAGTTTTTATCCTGAACTTTGAGCATAGCGGCGAGGGCCAAACCCTTAGCTGACTTACCGAAACCGTGGAAAGCTTGCTGGCTCTTAAGATAGCGATAGAGGTCTAATTGGTCGGGGCCATTGACCTTAGCCTTCTTCATTTGAGGAAATTCGGTTTGGTAGTTTAACTGGCAGAATGCTTGGATATCTTGGTCAGAACCTGGCGCCTGGTCTTTAAATTGATTGCAGGGGATATCAATAATCTCTAGTCCCTGGTCGTGATAGCTGTCGTAGAGCGCTTGAAGGTCCTTATACTGACTAGTAAAGCCACAGCGGGTAGCTGTATTGACGATTAAGAGGACCTTGCCTTTGAGATCTGCTAGGTCTAAGGTGCTCCCATCTGGACGCTCGACAGAATAATCATAAATGGTCATAGCTGTAATTCCTCCTCACTTATATTATAGAGCACTTGCTGGCTTTATAAAATGATCCGCTCATAATTTTAAAAACCGAATTTTTCATCTTCTTTGCGCAGAATTTCTTGGTAGGTCTCAGCAAGGACCATGGTTTCATCCACTAGGTCCTTGATGCGGAAGAGGACGTCATCATTGTGGATCTCGTCGATACCAAAGTCGCGGTCGTTGAGATAGACATAGCGAGGAGTCACATTAGCCTTCATATAATTGAGGATGGGCTTCAATTGAAGCTCTGGAATGAGGTAATGGCGGTTAGAGCCAGAAGAGGCGATGATGCCTACTGTTTTATGTTCCAAGCCTTTTTGGGGGAGGAGGTCAAAGACATTCTTCAGGCTGGCAGGGATGGAGGCTTGGAAGATGGGAGTGCCGATGAAGAGCACATCAGCATCCATGACGGAACGGGCAACCGTTTCGGTATCGCCCTTGTAGTCTAGAAAATTACGGCCATCCGCAAAGACCATGTCCAGGTCCTTGAGATTGAGATAGTTTAAGTCGTGGTCACTGTAATGGTCTTGGAGTTCTTGGTAGAGGGCTTTAGTGGCAATTTCTGTTTTGCGGCCCACATTGGAGCCGGAGAGTACGAGTATATTCATGCTTTATCCTTCCTTTTCACGGGTATATTTCTTGACGGTAGGGATGACTTTCTCACCTAGGAGGTCGATCATGCGGCGGATGTCGTCCATGGGAATGCCGCCAAAGTCGATTTGAGCGGTATAGCGTTGGTTGTTGAAGAGCTCATGCTGGTAGAGGATTTTATCGATGATAAGCTGGGGGTCGCCCACATTGAGGGAATCCCGGTAGTCCTTACCCTGGGCAAAGAGCCGCTTGTCAAAGCCAGTGCCATTAGCCTTGCGCATGCCTTCGTCCAAGTGTTTGTAGTAGTTCTTGAAGGCAGTGTCCTGGTCTTCGTGGATGTACATGAGGCCAGAAGTGGTCACGGGTATGGTTGCTTCGTCAAAGCCTTTCTCATGGAGGACGGACCGGTAAATATCAATGGAATGTTTGAAGTATTCGGAGGATCCGCCTAGGGTCGTAATATACATAGGGACGCCTTTAAGGCCGGCTTTGATAGCAGAATCTGCGGGGCCACCAACTGCCCGCCAGATGGGGAGGCCTTCTTTAGACCGGGGGAGGGCCCGGGCTTTATCCAGGCTAGGGCGGAATTGTCCTGACCAGGTGACCTCTTCTTCTTCGTTAATCTGGAGAAGGAGGTCTAATTTCTCTTCGTAGAGGGCTTCATAATCTTTGAAGTCATAGCCCAAAAGTTCAAACAGCCCGATGCGTGAGGCCCGGCCCGCAACAATTTCCATCCGCCCACCGGACAGTAAATCAATGGTCGCCGCATTCTCGTAGACGCGGACGGGGTCTGAGGTGGAAATAATGGTCGCCGCGGAGGCAATGCCAATCGTATTCGTTGCTTGGGCGATGGCAGAGAGGATGATCATATGAGCTTGGGAGATGAAGTATTCTTGGTGGGATTCTCCTAAGTGGAAGATATCCACCCCAGCATCTTCAGCTAACTGGGCCATCTCGATGAATTGTTGGAGCCGGTCTTCGGGACTGACCCAGTCTCCTGTATGGGGATTGGGCATATAGTCACCTAGGCTGTAGAGGCCGAATTCAAGGCCCTGGCTGCGGTCAATTTGTGGGATGATATGAGGATTGTTTGTCATTTTTATGCTCCTTTTTGTGTGTATTTCTTCACAACGGGTAGGACCTGCTCAGCGAAGAGGTCCAGGGTTTGTTTGATACTGTCCATACTTTGGCCGCCAAAGTCAATTTCACCATTGAAACGTTGCTGGCCAAAGAGCTCGTATTGCATGAGTAATTTATCGATAATGAGCTGGGGCTCACCGACCGTCGTGATGCTCTTAACCGACTGGCCCTGAGCAAAGGCCCGCTTGGAGAAGGGCTGGCCGTTGGTTTTCTTGAAGCCTGCTTTCAGGTGGGGCCAGAAGTCGCGGTAGGCCTGGTCTGTGCTTTCGCGCAGGAAGAGAAAGCCGCCCGTTTGCACGGGGAGTGTGCTCAGGTCATGGCCGTATTCTTCGGCGGCATCACGGAAGACCTGAATCCGCCGCGCATAGGTCTGGGCTGCCCCAGCTAGATGGGCTTGGTAGATGGGCATGCCCAGCTTGCCAGCTTCATAGGCCGAGGCATCCGAATTGCCGATGCCCCGGTAGATGGGTAGGCTGTCCGCTGCGAAAGTTTCCGGCAGGATGGCTTGGTCCTTAAGCTCAGGTCGGAAGTCGCCAGACCAAGTGATCCGATCCTTATGCCTCAATTCCCAGAGCAGGCGGATCTTCTCTTCGAAGAGGGCGTCGTAGTCCTTGTAGTCATAGCCAAAAAGGTCGAATGACCCCACGCGAGAGGCGCGGCCAGCGACAATTTCCATCCGTCCCTTAGAGATTAGGTCAATAGTCGCCGCATCTTCGTAGACCCGGACGGGATCGAGGACCGAGAGGGTAGTGACGGCTGAGCCAATCTTGATGGACTTTGTTTCCCTAGCAATGGCTGATAAGATAATGAGATTGGATTGGGAGACGAAATAATCTTGGTGGGATTCTCCGACCTGGAAGGCATCGAAGCCTGCATCTTCGGCTAATTTGGCGAGTTGAATGATTTCTTCAAGCCGTTCAGCTGCGCTTAGCTTCTTTCCACTATTTGGATGAGGCAGGTGGTCGCCCAGACTATAGAGGCCCAATTCGAGGCCAGCTTGTTTGGTCATCTGTATGCTCCTTTCGCTAAATGTTCACTCCCATTATAGGGGAATTTATTTCGAAAGTGAAACGAATAGTTTTGGCCGGAATGATTAGGGAATTGGCAAAGCTTTTGCTATAATAAAGAAAACGCTTAAAGGAGTGGTAAATAATGGATGCAACAGAAATTCTAAGAATACTCGAGGAGGATATGGGCGTTGGGATCTTCGCCACCGTCGATGCTGAGGGGAAACCGCATGCACGTCCCATCCATATTGGCTTAGCTAATGACAAGGGGATCTTCTTCATGACTAGTCCCAAGACGAAGTTTTACGAGCAGTTATCGGCTAATCCCAACCTAGCCATCGCGGCCTTCCAGACCGATGATTACTTAGTTCAAAGTATCCGCATTGAAGGCAAGGCCCGAGAAATTGGTCGCGATAAATTGGCAGAGATCTTATCTAATAACCCTTTCGTTGACCAGGTTTATCCTGATCAAACCGACCGCGACGATATCCAGGTCTTCCAGGTCTACGAAGGCCAAGGCTTCTATCATAGCCTGAGCCAAGGACACAAGTATGTCTTTGAACTTCCTGGCGATGGACCTGCCAGAGACCTCTAGGAGGTGGGGACGATGACCTCTTCCAACAAAAAGGGCTTGCAGGCCTGGCAGAGCTGGGCCATCATCTTGGCAGTCAGCGCAGGGATTTACTTCTTTCCCTGGCGACCTGGTGATTTAAGGCCGGAAGCCCTGCATATGCTGGCTATCTTTGTAGGGACTATCTTGGGGATCATCCTCAAGCCCCTACCCATGGGGGCAGTAGCTATGATTGGCTTGGCAGCAAGTCTTGTGACAGACACGGTGCCGAGTTCAGAGGCTTTTTCCGGTTTTTCATCTAAGAGTGTCTGGTTGGTGGTGATGGCCTTCTTTATCTCTAAGGCCATCATTAAGTCAGGGCTGGGCCAGCGGATGGCTTACCGCTTTATTCAAGTTTTTGGGAAAACAACCCTGGGCTTGACCTATGCTCTCTTAGGCGTAGACTTAGTGCTCGGTTCAGCCACACCGTCCTCTACGGCGCGAGCAGGAGGTGTCATGGCACCGATTGCCCAAGCATTGGCCCGGTCTTATGACTCTTATCCCCATGAGGCTTCCCGCAAGCGAATTGGGGCCTATCTAATGAATTGCCTCTACCACGGTGATTCGATTGTAGCCATCTTCTTTCTGACGGCAGGCGCGACCAAACCACTGGCCCAGGCCATTGCGGC
Proteins encoded in this window:
- a CDS encoding glutathione peroxidase, whose protein sequence is MTIYDYSVERPDGSTLDLADLKGKVLLIVNTATRCGFTSQYKDLQALYDSYHDQGLEIIDIPCNQFKDQAPGSDQDIQAFCQLNYQTEFPQMKKAKVNGPDQLDLYRYLKSQQAFHGFGKSAKGLALAAMLKVQDKNYQQNPDIKWNFTKFLVDRNGQVVARYEPSHSLKKLRRHVESLL
- a CDS encoding NADPH-dependent FMN reductase; translation: MNILVLSGSNVGRKTEIATKALYQELQDHYSDHDLNYLNLKDLDMVFADGRNFLDYKGDTETVARSVMDADVLFIGTPIFQASIPASLKNVFDLLPQKGLEHKTVGIIASSGSNRHYLIPELQLKPILNYMKANVTPRYVYLNDRDFGIDEIHNDDVLFRIKDLVDETMVLAETYQEILRKEDEKFGF
- a CDS encoding LLM class flavin-dependent oxidoreductase; its protein translation is MTNNPHIIPQIDRSQGLEFGLYSLGDYMPNPHTGDWVSPEDRLQQFIEMAQLAEDAGVDIFHLGESHQEYFISQAHMIILSAIAQATNTIGIASAATIISTSDPVRVYENAATIDLLSGGRMEIVAGRASRIGLFELLGYDFKDYEALYEEKLDLLLQINEEEEVTWSGQFRPSLDKARALPRSKEGLPIWRAVGGPADSAIKAGLKGVPMYITTLGGSSEYFKHSIDIYRSVLHEKGFDEATIPVTTSGLMYIHEDQDTAFKNYYKHLDEGMRKANGTGFDKRLFAQGKDYRDSLNVGDPQLIIDKILYQHELFNNQRYTAQIDFGGIPMDDIRRMIDLLGEKVIPTVKKYTREKEG
- a CDS encoding LLM class flavin-dependent oxidoreductase, encoding MTKQAGLELGLYSLGDHLPHPNSGKKLSAAERLEEIIQLAKLAEDAGFDAFQVGESHQDYFVSQSNLIILSAIARETKSIKIGSAVTTLSVLDPVRVYEDAATIDLISKGRMEIVAGRASRVGSFDLFGYDYKDYDALFEEKIRLLWELRHKDRITWSGDFRPELKDQAILPETFAADSLPIYRGIGNSDASAYEAGKLGMPIYQAHLAGAAQTYARRIQVFRDAAEEYGHDLSTLPVQTGGFLFLRESTDQAYRDFWPHLKAGFKKTNGQPFSKRAFAQGQSVKSITTVGEPQLIIDKLLMQYELFGQQRFNGEIDFGGQSMDSIKQTLDLFAEQVLPVVKKYTQKGA
- a CDS encoding pyridoxamine 5'-phosphate oxidase family protein, which encodes MDATEILRILEEDMGVGIFATVDAEGKPHARPIHIGLANDKGIFFMTSPKTKFYEQLSANPNLAIAAFQTDDYLVQSIRIEGKAREIGRDKLAEILSNNPFVDQVYPDQTDRDDIQVFQVYEGQGFYHSLSQGHKYVFELPGDGPARDL